The following is a genomic window from Phaseolus vulgaris cultivar G19833 chromosome 6, P. vulgaris v2.0, whole genome shotgun sequence.
tactcttctctttactgcttcggcctttattctggcttcctccctggcttcgtccagtaggtccagattcacccgcctttcttcgttggattcttccaccacgaaattttggaaacatggtgagctttcgtgaatctcaactgggatcatcgcgtccgacccatacactaagctgaaaggcgtctccatggtggaagattggggcatggtgtggtatgcccacacgatccttggcacttcctccgcccacgctcctttggccttttctagccttctctttagccccctcagcaaaactctgtttgctgactctacctgcccattagtctgggggtgttcaactgatgcgaacacctgcttgatgcctacctcagcacacaggtttctcaactgctgactggcgaactgggttccgttatcggatatcagccAACTAGGTACGCCgaaacggcacacaatattcttccacacaaagtgttggactttgtgcgcagtgatctgggccacgggctccgcctctatccacatggtgaagtactcgatggcgacgatcaagtacttcatctgccttatcgccagcggaaacggacctaggatgtcgattccccaggtttggaaaggccatgggctgtatatggatcgcagctcctctggcggcgccttgtgccagtctgcgtgtttttggcattgcttacaacgctgggcgtgtcgcacgcaatcttcctttactgttggccaataaAAACCTGCGCGCACCACCTTAGAAGCTAAGGACCTTCCGCCTACatggctcccacaaatgccttcgtggagctccgtcattattctggtacactcgtcgccgcttacgcatgttaagatagggtgagtgaaaccgtgcctgaacaacactccgtcTATCAGGGTGTACCTTGCAGCGTTTCTCTTAACCTTCTTaccttcttcaggctccactgggagaaccccatccgccaggtaccgccTGTATGGCATCATCCAtgtgtctccttcggctaaaaCATGTATCTGCGCTCGCCTCCCTCCTTCGGGCGTGTCCGTGTATACACTAATGTGAGGCGCCTTCAACGTATCCTGAGTCaaggaacgatgactccttggccttcctCTCGCGGTGCTTATATGGAGggcatccaccctgttatcctcTATGAATTTCCTCGGAGCCTtaagcgtctcttggattacagtcctctgcctgccccccttgcctgagctggccagcttggcgagcaggtcagctctggcattctgctcccttgggacatgcaccagctcaagaGCACTGAAGGCTCCCTTTAGCGATTCGATGTACCTTAAATATGCCGTCATCTACGGgtctttcgcctggaactcacccaaCACTTGCCCTGTAACCAGTTGAGACTCACTCTTAACTAAGAGGTTTCGCGCGCCCATTTCCTTGGCTAaaagcattcctgcaatcagggcttcatactcagcctgattattactggctttgaaagcgaagcgcagggcctgctcgatcagtacacCGTCTGGTTcttccaagactattcccgcaccacttccttgctggttggaagagccgtCCACTGAGAGCGACCACTATGAGCCTGCCTCCGCCTCCTGTTcgcctccgggcgagagttctgccacgaaatctgcgtatacctgccctttgatggaccctctgggctcatactggatgtcgaactctgaaagctccaccgcccaacgcaccatccttccagctacgTCGGGCTTCTGCAGTACCTTCTatatagggaggttcgtcatcactaacaccgtaaagctgtggaagtaatgacgaagcctcctggcggaaaacaccaccgccagcgctgccttctccaacgcCAGGTACCTCATCTCCGCGCCTTGTAGGGCCTTGCTTAGGAAGTAGATAGGCCTTTGaacctggtcctgctcttggactaACACAGAGTTGATAGCTCGTTCTGTCACCGTgaagtacagccggaggggcacgccttctaccggtttgcagaggaccggtggcgccGCCAGGTATTCTTTTAGCTTGATGAAAGCCGTTTCGCATTCGTCTGTCCATGCGAAACGACTATTCCTCTTAagacactggaaatatgggtgccccttctctcctccggcagaaacaaacctcgagagcgccgccatccacCCCGTCAGCTGCTGTACTTCTTTTACTGACGTCGGGCTACGCATGGCGATgatcgctgcgcatttgtcgggattcgcctctattcccctttccGTGAGCATGAAATCTAGGAACCTCCCGACCTCTACCccaaagacacacttctcggggtttagcttgaggcggtacttggatatagtgacgaaTAATTCCTCCAGGTCTGCCACATGCTGTGCCTTATCCTTCGACGccactaccatatcatccacgtaggcgtatacGTTTCTTCCTAACATGGgtgctaggaccttgtccatcagtcTTTTGTAGGTGGCACCCGCATTTTTCAAgccgaaaggcatcaccttgtaacaataACTGCTGGTttccgtcatgaatgcagttttactttcatctctcgggtgcattttaatctggttgtacgccgagaaagcgtccaggaaacttagcaccttgcaGCCGGAGGCGCTATCTACCAACGCGTCAatgctgggcagtgggtacgagtccttcgggcacgccttgtttaggtctgtgaagtccacgcacatcctccacttcccattcgccttctttaccaggacgacgttggctagccactcggggtattggatttccctaatgtggccagcccTTAGCAGCTTTTGCGTTTCTTCGCGtaccaccagctgcctctcttcattgaattttctcctcctttggcgcacggggcgaaccgtggtgtccatgctgaggtgatgacataagaaatcagggtcgatgccgggcatatccgaggcagaccatgcgaaggcgTCCAAATGGCGTGAGATCACCTCTGCCACCGCCTCCCGCTCTTCTTGGCCCAGCAGATGCCCTAGTTTAAACGTCTTGTCACCAATGCTCCTATCCACCACGTTAGTCGCTTGTTGGTCACTGCTGTTATCCTGAATGGGCGTCACCTCTTCCGCTGGCGCCGTGCCATCGGGACTCTCCTCCATGAGCGTGtctgcttcgggcgtcgccccCACGGGTGTGGCCTCAACAGGCGTTGACCCGGAGGGCGTCGCCTCTACCATTGTCGCGTCGACACTTGGCGGGcgctcaaacaccatgaacacgctttTCTTCGATTTtaggctgttttcataacacttccgcgtttcctcctgatccgacttgataacTATTACCTTGCCGCTGaggtctggcagcttcatcttcatatgacgcGTGGAGGATACCGCGTTGAGCCTATTCAGCGCCGGTctccccaacaagatgttgtaggcggaattggcgttcacgaccaagtatCGTATGCTTTCGGTGCGCGAGGCTTCTCCATCTGTGAatgtcgtcctcagctccaagtagcctcggacttccacttgGTTGTctgcgaacccatataggcagcCTGTGTAAGGCCTCAGAAGGTCAGGGGACAATcgcagcttgttgaatgtcgacagaaacatgacgtctgcggAGCTCCCTTGGTCGACAAGGACCCTGTGCACCTTACGGCccgctgtgacgactgagatgactacagggtcgttgtcgtggggtacaaCGTCTCGGAGATCCtctctcgtgaacacgaggtccgactcccatggctcacCCGAGATTCTCTCTTCAATtgaattgacccccctcgcgtatttcttccgcagggaggcggtgggtcccccgccggaaaaacctccagcaatggtgtggacctcgccgagtacaggcatctcgtgtgcttgCTCCTCTTTTGGCGCCGGCGGGGCGGCGGTCGTGGCGGGTTCTGCGAcgtaatccttcagaaacccgctcctcaccagctcatcaagCTGATAACCCAACGAGAGGCAGTTGTGAATGTgatgaccgaaagcctcgtggaactcgcaccaggagTCTTTCcgtggccctaacaccttgtcggttttcgccggtcgcctcaacctctcagctatattaggcacgacgatcaggtccttcagctccaccacaaagttgtacctcgccggtcttgcccTCTCTCTGACTGGACGAtcccctcctgctggacccctgggctggggtttcctggtctcataggggcgtctcccctctggcttttttctccccgtcgtggtttcgttgaccctgacgggttgagcccgCGTCTGTGCTCTCGGGCGCGAAGGTAcaacgctggtgcgcttctcacacacctctccttcagaggcgatatgttccaccgcccgacgccgtatttcagcaaaagtccttGGACGATTGCGAATAATGGATTCGCAGAAAGGGCCGGGACACACGCCTTTCCTGAAGgcatacacaatcatgggctcctccgacgtgcccactttcaccacttgggacccgaagcggttgatgtactccttcaaactctccccttggtattgcttcacgtcgaacagatcgtaggatACTGGCGGAGGGGCCCTGTTCGCCAGGTATTGCTCTCTGAACAACTGGGACAGCTGTTGgaaagaggtgatatggccactaggaaggctgataaaccaatccatggccattcctgtcaaagtgctcatgaagagcttgcaccttgcGGCGTCAGAACCGCCCACTAAcaccatctgtgtgtggaacgccgtgagatgcgcctcagggTCTTCCATCCCAGTGAATATCGCCTTGGGCCCTGCGAAGGTGTTGGGGATcgctgcatctaggatctcctgcgagaagggagtggaaaactctcTCGGTGGGGTGAGATGCTCCACCTCTTCATTCTCGCGTTGCACCTGGTTGTTCCTCAGACTccgacgcaactcctcattaaCGCGACGGAGCTCGTCGTTTCTCACATGCGAGGcgtcgagatccgcctgcatgcgctcttgctctaTCTTCGAGTCCACCATATCATcttgcagcccccgcattatctccagcacctgctgcatggacatttcttCTCCCGCAGCGCGTGCGGTACCTCGTCTAGTGGTggccattcttcactgttttctCAAATGCGATCGTGACTTGATAGATCTTTTCGAACTTGCGATGGGACCAATGTTTTacatcggccccacggtgggcgccaaatgttccgtccggttggcctgggacgtcttcgtgcgcgacctcaaccatcagctagggactccttcacactggttacctgtggattcctgcaaagaaggacaaaggggcgccctagcggtcgtttgcactccgacgctcaagtcagccagcaagaaacaccaaaactatgcacctccgtatcggagcaccgcgcgtggcactctgaaggtggtgaaaaGGGAACTGTGTCTGGTGTGtatttctcgttctggcaaagctctttccctagtcccttgtgcgtaacctcaaggctcgagcaagcaactagagagtttctggtcagtttgccaaaagttcgaaccccgttcccaacattcaaagcgctatttaagctctTCCCgtattcaaagcgccttaaagcgcatttaattataaaacgctcagcgcatttaagacgttcgaAACGTtcgggagcatttatagtaccttaaacgctcgaaacggaaaatGTATTAAATAACCCTAATTACCTTGCACCTGACAACGTGGCGTTTCCATCCTGActtggctgttgtacacgtggagggcctcacagcaccgttaCCCTATCTGAGGGTGTTCCCTCGCGTGAGttctcctacctgggagtgcaactgcgcaaggggtgactttttgggtgccaactcatgcccccaagcctctagtcactcactgtgagagcgtatctaccttcctctcgtgccctgtgcctggctgcccccgggcgtgacccctctcctgggtcgtatctatcccaagggtgTTTCTGgacggcaggggcacttcacgaggcAGGTTGCTCTATACTGGCGCTAtttctatggccttgaagccacctttctcttctctttatcactgttccctggttatccggggtttggggccttcccacggcgtcgccccctccatggtctttcctacccatgggtatcggggagcagcgctgtggtcaccttgctCTTGTGTCATtccatcttggcgacaccctGCTGGGCGGCGCCTTATCTCAGCGacgccctgctaggcgacgccttaccttggcgacgctttctcttggcgaGGCCTGCACTTGGCGTCACccccacctaggcgacgccttacgttgactttgacctcgacgttgactttgaccttgactttgtcaacgcccgggtacgggacggtacacctATCAACAACAAGGGTTGGTTCGTTTGGGTGAGGAGCAGAAGTAGCTGAGGTTGGAGGGGCTATGGGCGTCGAAGTACCCACCCCACCAGCGGCTGCCCTGCGTTTGGCGAGCAGGTCGGCTAGCTTcttcttgttgtttttgttaaaGCCCATATCTACACGAAAACAACAAGTTAACACAGGAAATCACAAAGGCAAGTGAGCAAGAACCAAATGAGATAAGAAGCATGGGAACGAGAAAATACCGATGTATGTCTTATGGTTTTTGGGGTTAAACTCGCGTTTGAGTAAGTGCAAGGTGATGAAGGGGGCAGGGAGTCCAGAGAAGAGCTCACATACTCCTCGCTCCTGAAGGGAAAGGTCCTCAAGCCTCCGAGCCCTTTGGAGGTTTGGCTTCtccgtccagtataggggaaacCCATCTAGAAGGGCAGGGTCCCTCCGATTGCTCCGAACTTTgaagaagttcttcttgaacccCTTGTATGATTGTTGCAATAGCGTTAAAAGTACCCTCCCAACCACACCATTGAAACTAACCCACAACTTCTTCCTAGGGTCTTTAACTTCGAAGAAATAAAGGAAAGTGTCTACAGACGGCGTAAGGCCGAGGCTGTAGCAAAGAATGGAGAAagcccttacgaacgcccaaGTGTTGGGATGCAGTTGGGCGGGGGCAACATTCACTTCGGTTAGGAGCGTGCGCTCAAAGGGAGTGAGCGGTAATCGACGCCTGAGCCTTCGGAAGATGGTCGAATAGATGAAGCAGAAAGGGCCTTCAGGACCAGAGGCTTCATCAGCACATACTGGCTCACCCTCGCGGCAAGCCACTACCCTCATGAACTTGTCATGATCTTTGCCAAAAACACGCGACGGGTGGCAAGTTTGTTTCTTCCTATAGGTCGCTATGTTCTCAAGGGATGTAAAGGTGGATGTTTCCCCTAAAAGATCCGCTGGAGCCCAGCGATACATGGACCTGTAGAACGAGGCAGAAGGAGGGGGAACTGGCGAAGAGGTTGGAACAGGGGATGAAGTTGAAGTTGAATTGGAGTCTGAGGGAGAAGCTGGAGAAGGTTCTTGATTGGTCATCTTTGATAAGGAAGctaaaaaagagaagaaaaagaaaatctttAGAGTAAGGGATGGCGTAACTCGACAAAACCagggaaaaacagaaaaacagagACTCGAGACATGAACAATAGAAATGAATGCGCGAAGAAATGCAAGAATCTTAAACAATCCTAGGTAGTTATAAGCATGTTACAAGCAACGAAATCATAAATGGTAAAGTGATCGAGAAATAAAAACCATACCTTTCGAATGTTGAGTTTGGAGGGTTTGAGTTTTggaagaaagagaagagagcGTTTTTCGCATAAATGCTAAGCGAAGGTTCGCGTAAGTGAAAGTAATGGAACAGTGGGGAAAGCGTAAGAGTTAAAGTGTTTGAACATTGCACGAAGAAGTTCGAGTGCCAACAAGTCCCAACCATCGATTTTGACACGTGTACGTTGATTAACAAAGAATGGTGAGATGTCACTTCGGTGTACTGTTCACGCCCGTtacccagtgccacgtaggtcgcccaGCACAATCACCTAGCCTCTTCACTAAgagactgacctcagacatcgtgCACCGATGCTTGGTGATGGAAAGGGGCCGCGAGGTGGACCCCAGACGCACTTACCAGATGATTGGTTAGTCTTTGGACATTGGTATCCTAAGTCCGTTGTTGTAGATAAATATCAGACCTTGCCAGTAGAGGGAGAAGATCAGACATCGGTCGTCTGAACGTTGTAGAAGGCCACATAAGGTGAGACTAAGAGTTACGATAAGTTAACAGTTAAAGGACATGAGATATGTggaaagcctaagtcacgaggtttccatgcacgtggtgtgtatgacGCATGAAGGCGCAACACATGAGGATAATCTTGGGAGGCGTTAAagtccattagggttagggtttccatgGAAGttcatgcatggcacgtgaatacttagggcatccacgaagcagatggcgctagagaataggtgcacaagttggtacccaagcggccactctgttattcattgcactccagttaaggaag
Proteins encoded in this region:
- the LOC137832964 gene encoding uncharacterized protein; this encodes MATTRRGTARAAGEEMSMQQVLEIMRGLQDDMVDSKIEQERMQADLDASHVRNDELRRVNEELRRSLRNNQVQRENEEVEHLTPPREFSTPFSQEILDAAIPNTFAGPKAIFTGMEDPEAHLTAFHTQMVLVGGSDAARCKLFMSTLTGMAMDWFISLPSGHITSFQQLSQLFREQYLANRAPPPVSYDLFDVKQYQGESLKEYINRFGSQVVKVGTSEEPMIVYAFRKGVCPGPFCESIIRNRPRTFAEIRRRAVEHIASEGEVCEKRTSVVPSRPRAQTRAQPVRVNETTTGRKKPEGRRPYETRKPQPRGPAGGDRPVRERARPARYNFVVELKDLIVVPNIAERLRRPAKTDKVLGPRKDSWCEFHEAFGHHIHNCLSLGYQLDELVRSGFLKDYVAEPATTAAPPAPKEEQAHEMPVLGEVHTIAGGFSGGGPTASLRKKYARGVNSIEERISGEPWESDLVFTREDLRDVVPHDNDPVVISVVTAGRKVHRVLVDQGSSADVMFLSTFNKLRLSPDLLRPYTGCLYGFADNQVEVRGYLELRTTFTDGEASRTESIRYLVVNANSAYNILLGRPALNRLNAVSSTRHMKMKLPDLSGKVIVIKSDQEETRKCYENSLKSKKSVFMVFERPPSVDATMVEATPSGSTPVEATPVGATPEADTLMEESPDGTAPAEEVTPIQDNSSDQQATNVVDRSIGDKTFKLGHLLGQEEREAVAEVISRHLDAFAWSASDMPGIDPDFLCHHLSMDTTVRPVRQRRRKFNEERQLVVREETQKLLRAGHIREIQYPEWLANVVLVKKANGKWRMCVDFTDLNKACPKDSYPLPSIDALVDSASGCKVLSFLDAFSAYNQIKMHPRDESKTAFMTETSSYCYKVMPFGLKNAGATYKRLMDKVLAPMLGRNVYAYVDDMVVASKDKAQHVADLEELFVTISKYRLKLNPEKCVFGVEVGRFLDFMLTERGIEANPDKCAAIIAMRSPTSVKEVQQLTGWMAALSRFVSAGGEKGHPYFQCLKRNSRFAWTDECETAFIKLKEYLAAPPVLCKPVEGVPLRLYFTVTERAINSVLVQEQDQVQRPIYFLSKALQGAEMRYLALEKAALAVVFSARRLRHYFHSFTVLVMTNLPI